A single genomic interval of Methanomassiliicoccus sp. harbors:
- a CDS encoding DUF3795 domain-containing protein — protein MIIGVCGVGCEACPRRTAGKCPNGQEGCVPRENPFCEICTCASRRGVDLCFRCQDFPCETTRKGPISYGYCQYISGKD, from the coding sequence ATGATAATAGGCGTATGTGGAGTGGGTTGCGAGGCCTGTCCCCGGCGGACGGCGGGGAAGTGTCCCAACGGCCAAGAAGGATGCGTCCCGAGGGAGAACCCCTTCTGTGAGATCTGCACCTGTGCATCCCGCAGGGGAGTGGACCTATGCTTCCGGTGCCAGGACTTCCCCTGTGAGACCACCCGGAAGGGCCCCATCTCCTATGGTTACTGCCAGTACATCAGCGGAAAGGACTAG
- a CDS encoding NAD(P)H-dependent oxidoreductase, which yields MLNGSPRGSRSTSRAMGSYALEGLRSRGWAVEELDMCRAVTTSEGLTDLLALAERSDLMILSFPTYFDSPPAAVIRAMETMHSRIRKGGDLLAIENCGYVRSGNNSPSLSICRLFARDIGWEWRGGLSLGGGNVLAGHGLEEAGGVARNVRKALDQAVLALAEGKAVPQEAIDLLGRNIVPPFLHNTRANRAWDRAARKNNVLDRIRDRPYMEEESR from the coding sequence TTGTTGAACGGAAGCCCCAGGGGGAGCAGGTCCACGTCCCGTGCCATGGGATCGTACGCGCTCGAGGGCCTTCGGAGCAGGGGATGGGCGGTGGAAGAATTGGACATGTGCAGGGCCGTTACCACATCAGAAGGGCTAACCGATCTGCTGGCCTTAGCGGAACGGTCGGACCTCATGATCCTCTCCTTCCCCACATACTTTGATTCCCCGCCCGCGGCTGTGATCAGGGCTATGGAGACCATGCACAGCCGCATCAGGAAGGGGGGTGACCTCCTAGCCATAGAGAACTGCGGCTATGTCAGATCGGGGAACAACAGTCCCTCGCTGTCGATCTGCCGTCTGTTCGCACGAGATATAGGATGGGAGTGGAGGGGCGGGCTGTCGCTGGGAGGAGGCAACGTCCTTGCAGGTCACGGTCTGGAGGAGGCAGGAGGTGTGGCCAGGAATGTGAGAAAAGCCCTCGACCAGGCGGTGTTGGCTCTGGCCGAAGGCAAGGCCGTCCCGCAGGAGGCCATAGATCTATTGGGTCGTAACATCGTCCCTCCGTTCCTCCACAATACCAGGGCGAATCGGGCATGGGACCGTGCGGCACGTAAGAATAACGTCTTGGACCGCATCCGGGACAGACCATATATGGAGGAGGAGAGTAGATGA
- a CDS encoding flavodoxin family protein, with product MRPAVDASKSHLQEIGLQVETVRLKEKRIGQCRGCFDCWVRTPGQCIIDDDANEVMRSFVNSQVIVLLTPVTFGGHSSQLKKALDRLLGCMLPYLERCGRDTRHPRRYDLARRMVFVGLLPQRDHEAQTTYRELSKMNALNFRATAWATALVFSNERPEMASVAVREAFLEAGITP from the coding sequence ATGAGGCCTGCCGTTGATGCTTCCAAGTCGCACCTCCAGGAGATCGGCCTTCAGGTGGAGACCGTTAGATTGAAGGAAAAGCGAATAGGGCAGTGCCGGGGATGCTTCGACTGCTGGGTGCGGACACCCGGACAGTGCATCATAGACGATGATGCCAATGAGGTCATGCGCTCCTTCGTCAACTCTCAAGTGATAGTTCTGTTGACCCCGGTGACCTTTGGAGGGCACTCCTCCCAGCTGAAGAAGGCCTTGGACCGCTTGCTCGGCTGCATGCTTCCGTACCTGGAGAGATGTGGCCGAGATACTAGGCATCCCCGCCGCTATGACTTGGCCCGGCGGATGGTGTTTGTGGGACTTCTGCCCCAGCGCGATCACGAGGCCCAGACCACCTATCGCGAGCTCTCTAAGATGAACGCGCTGAACTTCCGTGCGACCGCCTGGGCCACGGCCCTGGTGTTCTCCAACGAGCGTCCGGAGATGGCCTCCGTGGCGGTCAGGGAGGCCTTCCTGGAGGCGGGTATCACACCATGA
- a CDS encoding Fpg/Nei family DNA glycosylase, which produces MPELPEVETFRRYIDRTSMCRLIAKIEVKHPLIIRPLQAEEVITAGEGSAFLSSYRHGKNLFLELSRGGWLTWHFGMTGEPVFFKRMNDEPRYDRLLFTFENGYLAFSDPRMLGRIGLTSSPDEYVRKKGLGPDVLMLTRKDFVKILERSKGAAKNVLMDQHKMAGVGNLYSDEALFQSGIDPRAPVQFLERADMERLYHNVRKVLRRSIERKGDLSKLPRTYLLRHRFRGGLCPNCGGDLLSMTLGGRTSFYCPRCQREDGD; this is translated from the coding sequence ATGCCGGAACTACCTGAGGTGGAGACGTTCAGACGTTACATCGATCGCACCTCGATGTGTCGCCTCATAGCGAAGATCGAAGTGAAGCATCCCCTCATCATCCGCCCTTTACAGGCCGAAGAGGTGATCACCGCGGGGGAAGGGTCGGCGTTCCTATCTTCCTACAGGCATGGAAAGAACCTGTTCCTGGAGCTGAGCCGAGGGGGGTGGCTGACGTGGCACTTCGGCATGACCGGGGAGCCGGTGTTCTTTAAGAGAATGAACGATGAGCCCCGCTACGACCGTCTCCTCTTCACCTTTGAGAACGGTTACCTCGCGTTCAGCGACCCTCGGATGCTGGGAAGGATAGGGTTGACCTCCTCGCCAGATGAGTATGTAAGGAAGAAAGGTCTGGGGCCAGATGTCCTAATGCTGACCAGGAAAGATTTCGTCAAAATATTGGAACGCTCCAAAGGGGCTGCCAAGAATGTGCTCATGGACCAGCATAAGATGGCGGGAGTGGGCAACCTATACTCCGACGAGGCGCTGTTCCAGTCAGGGATCGATCCTCGAGCCCCGGTACAGTTCCTGGAAAGAGCCGATATGGAGCGTCTCTATCATAATGTGCGCAAGGTGCTACGCCGCTCCATCGAGCGCAAAGGTGACCTCTCAAAGTTGCCTCGAACATACCTTCTGCGGCACCGCTTCCGCGGAGGGTTGTGCCCGAACTGTGGCGGCGATCTGCTCTCCATGACTCTCGGCGGCAGAACCTCCTTTTACTGTCCACGCTGCCAGCGGGAGGACGGGGATTGA
- a CDS encoding MBL fold metallo-hydrolase, with amino-acid sequence MRVEILGTRAHVDVSAPGHALHSGILIDDVLFDLGEREYLERRPKAIFITHFHEDHAFFVNEDVDLCVPIYGPQAWSGLPIRVMRGPVDVNGMTVSPIPTNHSAGLRSCAYLAEKDLGRVLYTGDLYSFPERYRDRIPDVDLAIIEGSFIRRGGLVRRDPITGRSHGHAGIPDLVDLLAPLSRRIVVTHLGSWFYNDIPASIQQIERLGGEVRVTVAEDGMTLDVTVDHDI; translated from the coding sequence TTGAGGGTGGAGATCCTGGGAACAAGGGCGCACGTCGATGTCAGCGCCCCCGGTCACGCCCTTCATTCTGGGATACTTATTGACGATGTTCTTTTCGACCTCGGCGAGCGGGAGTACCTGGAGAGGCGGCCAAAGGCCATCTTCATCACCCATTTTCATGAGGACCACGCCTTCTTCGTCAACGAGGATGTGGACCTCTGCGTCCCTATCTATGGCCCCCAAGCATGGTCCGGTCTCCCCATCAGGGTGATGAGGGGGCCAGTCGATGTCAACGGTATGACGGTATCGCCCATACCTACTAACCACAGCGCAGGGCTGCGCTCGTGCGCTTACCTTGCGGAGAAGGACCTAGGGCGGGTGCTGTACACAGGGGACCTGTACTCTTTCCCTGAACGATACCGGGACCGCATCCCCGATGTCGACCTGGCCATCATTGAGGGCAGCTTTATCCGGAGGGGCGGCCTGGTCAGAAGGGACCCGATCACCGGCCGCAGCCACGGACACGCCGGCATACCTGATCTGGTGGATCTCCTGGCCCCATTATCGAGGAGGATCGTCGTCACCCACCTAGGCAGCTGGTTCTACAACGATATTCCTGCATCCATCCAGCAGATAGAACGGCTGGGCGGGGAGGTCAGGGTGACGGTGGCAGAGGACGGGATGACCCTGGATGTAACCGTTGACCATGACATCTGA
- the thrC gene encoding threonine synthase translates to MFRCTVCGTEYSEFRHTCSKCGSVLLAVDYPLAWEPEGVGLWRYSSMLPVSRSISLSEGGTPLVRRRDSKEEVFLKFEGDNPTGSFKDRGSSVVISDAYNQGFKSTTVASTGNMGASVAAYSAYANMATRIFIPEGIPPEKVAQITAYGAELVPVPGGFAQAVKRSLEETEKGVYLASSGLNPYFIEGLKTIAFEVFEQMGVPDRVVVPTGTGGLLTAIHKGFEELRSLGVSDRVPQMIAVQSAVVAPIVEAWRDGTELRTPGDVSTIASAILVKVPFNGRSAIESMNRSGGYGITVTDHQLIQAIKVLGQEGIFAEPAAAASMAALPYLEPWPDARTVLMITGSGLKDPSVVLRRDL, encoded by the coding sequence ATGTTCCGTTGTACCGTTTGTGGCACCGAGTACAGCGAGTTCCGTCACACATGCTCCAAATGCGGCTCGGTCCTGCTCGCAGTCGACTACCCACTGGCGTGGGAACCGGAGGGGGTGGGGCTCTGGAGGTACAGCTCCATGCTTCCAGTATCCCGCTCCATTTCCTTATCTGAGGGGGGTACGCCCCTCGTCCGACGCCGCGATAGCAAGGAGGAGGTGTTCCTCAAGTTCGAGGGCGACAACCCCACAGGGTCCTTCAAGGACCGAGGCAGCTCGGTCGTCATCTCCGACGCCTATAACCAAGGGTTCAAGAGCACGACCGTAGCCTCCACTGGCAACATGGGCGCCAGTGTGGCGGCCTACTCCGCGTACGCGAACATGGCCACCCGCATATTCATTCCTGAAGGGATACCGCCGGAGAAGGTCGCCCAGATCACCGCTTATGGTGCGGAGCTGGTGCCAGTGCCGGGCGGCTTCGCTCAGGCGGTTAAGAGGTCTCTGGAGGAGACCGAGAAGGGAGTGTACCTGGCGTCAAGCGGTCTGAACCCTTACTTCATCGAGGGGCTAAAGACCATCGCCTTCGAGGTATTCGAGCAGATGGGGGTACCCGATAGGGTCGTGGTCCCCACGGGAACGGGCGGCCTCCTCACCGCCATCCACAAGGGGTTCGAAGAGCTGCGGTCCCTAGGGGTGAGCGATAGGGTGCCTCAGATGATCGCCGTCCAGTCCGCGGTGGTAGCGCCCATCGTGGAGGCGTGGAGGGACGGGACGGAGCTGCGCACCCCGGGAGATGTGAGCACCATTGCCTCAGCGATATTGGTCAAGGTCCCGTTCAATGGCAGGTCGGCCATCGAGTCCATGAACCGCTCCGGGGGTTACGGGATCACCGTGACCGACCATCAGCTCATCCAGGCCATCAAGGTTCTGGGCCAGGAGGGAATATTCGCAGAACCGGCCGCCGCCGCCTCCATGGCGGCCCTACCGTATCTGGAACCATGGCCGGATGCAAGAACGGTCCTGATGATCACCGGCTCCGGGCTCAAGGACCCATCGGTGGTGCTGAGACGCGACCTGTGA
- a CDS encoding GNAT family N-acetyltransferase → MLSETEFICGGVELIDSIREMWHQLNKHASKRSPFFSEHFSERTFQLRKEEMVSKAKSCRLRIEIARDTMASRDLGYCASSIDYFGNGEIESLFVDDEARRRGVGDALMRRTLEWMRQQGARSTVVFTVYGDESIFSFYARYGFRPKMVMLESSFDQSHTEQP, encoded by the coding sequence ATGCTCTCAGAAACTGAGTTCATCTGTGGGGGAGTGGAGCTCATCGACAGCATCAGGGAGATGTGGCATCAGCTCAACAAGCATGCCTCCAAGCGTTCCCCTTTCTTCTCTGAGCATTTCTCTGAGAGGACCTTCCAGCTGCGCAAGGAGGAGATGGTCTCCAAGGCCAAATCCTGCCGCTTGCGCATCGAGATAGCCCGGGACACCATGGCATCCAGGGACCTGGGCTACTGTGCTAGCAGCATAGATTATTTTGGAAATGGAGAGATAGAATCCCTCTTCGTGGACGACGAGGCCCGAAGACGGGGTGTGGGGGATGCGCTGATGCGACGTACCCTGGAGTGGATGAGGCAACAGGGGGCCAGGAGCACGGTGGTGTTCACGGTTTACGGGGACGAGTCAATCTTCTCGTTCTATGCCCGCTATGGTTTCCGACCGAAGATGGTCATGCTTGAGAGCAGCTTTGATCAGTCCCATACAGAGCAACCTTGA
- a CDS encoding SDR family NAD(P)-dependent oxidoreductase, giving the protein MKDIKDSIILVTGSTDGIGKLTAKGLAAKGATVLLHGRNPQKGEAALRELQGAVHGGRFQYYNADLSSFAEVTKLADMVSNEHSRLDVLVNNAGIGEGEQGHQIRETSIDGFELRFAVNYLAPFLLTRILIPLLRRSAPSAIVNVSSMSQRQIDFHDLMLERHYDPQAAYGQSKLALIMMTMDLAEELKDDSITVNAVHPGNLLNTKMVREAFGHGWGDPQEGADAVIKTVTSSLREGVTGRFFAQGHEATAHPQAYDLHARNMLRELSLRFTRMFYKRP; this is encoded by the coding sequence ATGAAGGATATCAAAGACAGCATCATACTGGTTACTGGTTCGACCGACGGGATCGGAAAGCTGACCGCAAAAGGATTGGCCGCCAAAGGGGCCACGGTGTTGCTGCACGGCCGGAACCCCCAGAAGGGTGAGGCGGCCCTTAGAGAGCTGCAAGGGGCGGTCCATGGTGGGAGGTTTCAATATTACAACGCAGACCTGTCCTCGTTCGCCGAGGTCACGAAGCTGGCCGATATGGTGTCTAACGAACATTCCCGGCTTGATGTGCTCGTGAACAATGCGGGCATAGGTGAGGGGGAGCAAGGGCACCAGATCAGGGAGACCAGCATAGATGGCTTTGAGCTGAGATTTGCGGTGAACTATCTGGCCCCCTTTCTTCTCACTCGCATCCTCATCCCCCTGCTGCGTCGGTCGGCGCCTTCCGCCATCGTGAACGTTTCCTCCATGAGCCAGAGACAGATCGACTTCCATGATCTGATGTTGGAGCGCCATTATGACCCTCAGGCCGCGTATGGGCAGAGCAAGCTCGCCCTGATCATGATGACGATGGACCTGGCCGAGGAGCTCAAAGATGATAGCATAACAGTAAACGCAGTGCACCCAGGCAACCTGCTGAACACCAAGATGGTCAGGGAGGCCTTTGGACATGGCTGGGGTGACCCACAGGAAGGGGCGGACGCGGTCATCAAAACCGTGACCTCTTCTCTGAGGGAAGGCGTGACCGGGCGGTTCTTCGCCCAGGGGCATGAGGCCACCGCTCATCCCCAGGCCTACGATCTCCATGCCAGGAACATGCTTCGGGAGCTAAGCTTAAGGTTCACCAGGATGTTCTATAAGCGACCGTGA
- the hypE gene encoding hydrogenase expression/formation protein HypE produces MKRVTMGDGAGGELMHELLSLHIIPFLPQFPVEVPLRSFDDSAVVDDVVFTTDAHTVKPLFFPGGDIGSLSVSGTVNDIAVMGATPLALSLAVVLAEGLEIDDLERVMKSVGKCSEQANVPVVTGDTKVVESGALDGMIVTTSAIGKRSRFLDNNLKVARDHRPVTSNWLTDDNIQEGDVIIVTGTLGDHGISLLSFREGYGFETDVKSDVAPLNHLIEEVLKVGGAVSMKDPTRGGFANAINEWSSKSGIGIEIEEADVPISEPVQNACELLGLDPMSIGNEGKAIIGCVPSMAEEVLEAIRSHPLGRNAAIVGKATRKYQRVVLHTEVGGHRILEPPVGDPVPRIC; encoded by the coding sequence ATGAAAAGGGTCACCATGGGCGATGGCGCAGGCGGAGAGCTCATGCACGAGCTGTTGTCCTTGCACATCATCCCGTTCCTGCCACAGTTCCCGGTCGAGGTGCCGCTACGATCTTTCGACGACTCCGCTGTCGTCGATGATGTGGTGTTCACCACCGACGCTCACACCGTAAAGCCGCTGTTCTTCCCCGGGGGGGACATTGGCTCCCTCTCGGTGAGCGGTACGGTCAATGACATAGCGGTCATGGGGGCGACCCCTCTAGCCTTATCTTTGGCCGTGGTCCTGGCGGAAGGTCTGGAGATAGATGATCTGGAACGTGTAATGAAGTCCGTGGGAAAATGCTCGGAACAGGCCAACGTACCGGTGGTGACAGGAGACACCAAGGTGGTGGAGTCTGGGGCCTTGGATGGTATGATCGTGACCACATCGGCCATCGGAAAGCGGAGCAGGTTCCTGGACAACAATCTCAAGGTGGCCCGTGATCATCGTCCAGTAACGTCGAACTGGCTTACGGACGACAACATTCAGGAGGGGGACGTCATCATCGTGACAGGGACTCTGGGCGACCATGGCATATCCCTGCTGTCCTTCCGCGAAGGGTATGGCTTCGAGACCGATGTGAAGAGCGATGTCGCGCCTCTTAACCACCTAATCGAGGAGGTGCTCAAGGTAGGAGGCGCGGTGAGCATGAAGGACCCCACGAGGGGCGGGTTCGCCAACGCCATCAATGAGTGGTCCTCCAAGTCCGGCATCGGCATCGAGATAGAGGAGGCCGATGTTCCCATATCCGAGCCTGTCCAGAACGCCTGTGAACTTCTGGGGCTGGACCCCATGAGCATCGGCAACGAGGGGAAGGCCATCATCGGATGCGTACCCAGCATGGCCGAGGAGGTCCTCGAGGCGATAAGGTCCCATCCTCTAGGCAGGAACGCTGCCATCGTGGGAAAGGCGACTCGAAAGTACCAGAGAGTGGTACTTCACACCGAGGTGGGCGGGCATCGCATATTGGAGCCGCCGGTAGGCGATCCTGTTCCCCGCATCTGTTGA
- a CDS encoding PAS domain S-box protein, protein MSKIKVLAVDDEPYLLDLTKIFLENDPRIIVDLAGSGQEALSLVGTTFYDCLISDYQMPTMDGLELLKALRSSGWDVPFILFTGKGREDVAVNALNLGASFYLQKGGGVEAQFTELANMVRRSAEIYRSKRELEESENRFRNLLQQSSDFILIIDSEGFINYCSSSVKRILGCCEEEMLGKNVFDLIHPGDVEEMRARLDHVKRNERRGDPVEFRMLTASGECSPMEAVGSNMLNVPSVEGLVITVRPITERKKAENDLRESEETYRTLFEQSPFPIALCALDGTFVDVNEKYLQIAGTKKESIMGKGAMELGYVGPKDFHIISEAFLDGEGVIDQHPVDIGSPGGEVLKMLLSSRLIKYRGEPHIINVLNDVTDLIRAQEALELKNEELNEERNRLQMITDQSPGVVYQLFLKDDIPRFIFVSKGAELFVDVPTDKWLNDPSWMFDRMLPEERDRFLEAMRISERSGQTCRHEFLLRDFDGTVRWILNTSSMSQKRDGGTVWTGTLTDITERKRSEDAVKQVNRQLSLMSSITRHDCLNKIVATEGYIDLATKGIEDDATIDLLDKAQRSIEAIRSEMDLTHDLQELSDHDAQWVRIRDTIPEMVSQHPVRIPEALHQLEVFSNPMLPKVFINLVDNSLRHGVNATDLWIEYAEAPEGLTIAFNDNGVGIPPTDKERIFYRGYGKNTGLGLFLVREVLKLTNISIIENGSEGQGARFELKVPPGSYRFTDLQ, encoded by the coding sequence ATGTCGAAGATCAAGGTGCTGGCGGTCGATGATGAGCCGTACCTGCTCGACCTCACCAAGATCTTTCTTGAGAACGATCCACGTATCATCGTGGACCTGGCAGGCTCAGGCCAGGAAGCCCTGTCTCTGGTGGGGACCACCTTCTATGACTGTTTGATCTCTGACTACCAGATGCCGACCATGGACGGCCTGGAACTGCTCAAAGCCCTGAGATCGAGCGGATGGGACGTACCGTTCATCCTGTTCACAGGGAAGGGTAGGGAGGATGTGGCGGTCAACGCTCTGAACCTGGGGGCGAGCTTCTATCTTCAGAAGGGCGGAGGGGTGGAGGCCCAGTTCACCGAACTGGCCAACATGGTCAGGAGGTCGGCGGAGATCTATCGCTCCAAGAGAGAGCTGGAAGAGAGCGAGAACCGATTCCGTAATCTTTTGCAACAATCCTCCGACTTCATCCTCATAATCGATTCCGAAGGCTTCATCAACTACTGTTCGTCCTCGGTCAAGCGCATCTTGGGCTGCTGTGAAGAGGAGATGCTGGGCAAGAACGTTTTCGACCTCATACATCCCGGCGATGTCGAGGAGATGAGGGCTAGGCTGGATCATGTGAAGAGGAACGAGAGGAGGGGTGACCCTGTGGAGTTCCGCATGCTGACGGCGAGCGGGGAATGCTCTCCCATGGAGGCTGTGGGTTCCAACATGTTGAACGTTCCCAGCGTCGAGGGCCTGGTGATCACCGTTCGACCGATCACGGAGAGGAAGAAGGCCGAGAATGACCTTCGGGAGAGCGAGGAGACCTACAGGACCCTCTTCGAGCAAAGCCCGTTTCCCATCGCCCTGTGCGCCTTGGACGGAACCTTCGTGGACGTGAACGAGAAGTACCTCCAGATCGCCGGAACGAAGAAAGAGAGCATAATGGGCAAGGGAGCAATGGAACTGGGCTATGTTGGCCCGAAGGATTTCCATATCATCTCGGAGGCGTTCCTTGACGGCGAGGGGGTCATAGACCAGCATCCCGTGGATATCGGGAGCCCGGGAGGAGAGGTCCTGAAAATGCTTCTGTCCTCGAGGCTGATAAAGTACAGGGGCGAACCACACATCATCAACGTCCTCAACGATGTAACGGACCTGATAAGGGCCCAAGAGGCCCTGGAGCTGAAGAACGAGGAGCTCAATGAGGAAAGGAACAGGCTCCAGATGATCACCGATCAGAGCCCGGGAGTGGTATACCAGTTGTTCTTAAAGGACGACATACCCAGGTTCATCTTCGTGAGCAAAGGTGCGGAGCTGTTCGTGGACGTGCCCACCGATAAGTGGCTGAACGACCCATCGTGGATGTTCGATAGGATGCTCCCCGAGGAGCGTGATCGGTTCCTCGAGGCCATGCGCATATCGGAAAGGTCAGGGCAGACGTGCCGCCACGAGTTCCTACTGAGAGACTTCGACGGCACCGTACGATGGATCTTGAACACCTCCTCTATGTCCCAGAAAAGGGATGGCGGGACGGTGTGGACCGGCACCCTAACGGACATCACCGAACGCAAACGGAGCGAGGATGCGGTGAAACAGGTGAACCGCCAGCTCTCCCTGATGTCCAGCATCACCCGTCATGATTGTCTAAACAAGATCGTTGCCACCGAGGGATATATCGATCTGGCGACCAAGGGCATCGAGGACGATGCCACCATCGACCTTCTGGACAAGGCGCAGCGTTCCATTGAGGCTATTCGTTCGGAGATGGACCTGACACACGACCTTCAGGAGCTGAGCGACCACGATGCCCAATGGGTCCGCATCAGGGACACCATCCCGGAGATGGTCTCGCAGCATCCTGTCAGGATTCCGGAGGCCCTCCATCAGCTGGAGGTCTTCTCCAACCCTATGCTCCCCAAGGTCTTCATCAACCTGGTGGACAATTCTCTCCGTCACGGCGTAAATGCCACCGACCTGTGGATAGAGTATGCCGAGGCCCCCGAAGGCCTGACCATCGCCTTCAACGACAATGGCGTGGGCATACCGCCAACGGATAAGGAGAGGATATTCTATCGCGGGTACGGTAAGAACACCGGCCTGGGCTTGTTCCTGGTAAGGGAGGTGCTCAAGTTAACGAACATCTCCATCATCGAGAACGGCTCAGAAGGGCAGGGGGCGCGTTTTGAGCTGAAGGTTCCGCCTGGCTCTTACCGCTTCACGGACCTGCAGTAA
- a CDS encoding DedA family protein gives MPHSFKRLATGRIAGKTLILSSFFVPWKEAGYISIVAVISNIILDLITSTGYLGIFLAMLIEGVLTPIPSELIMPFAGYLCFTGTLNLVAVIVVGSLGAMCGSIIAYYLGRKLGRPLLDRYGRYLGMKAESMDKAEAWFARWGSYGILIGHAVPGIRSIISFPAGISRMELKRFALFTFLGATVWNTVLVSVGYMLGQYWMSFAESLEGWDIAILLTAAVLFIAYVALSRWRDAARAKNRESIDEDRDI, from the coding sequence ATGCCTCACTCGTTCAAGAGGCTTGCGACAGGCCGCATTGCAGGGAAAACCCTAATATTATCCTCCTTCTTCGTACCGTGGAAGGAGGCGGGGTACATCAGCATAGTGGCCGTCATTAGCAACATCATATTGGACCTAATAACATCCACCGGTTACCTCGGGATTTTCCTGGCCATGCTGATCGAGGGTGTTCTCACCCCCATACCCAGCGAACTGATAATGCCCTTCGCGGGATACCTCTGCTTCACCGGGACGCTTAATCTTGTGGCCGTGATAGTGGTCGGTTCTCTGGGGGCGATGTGCGGCTCCATCATAGCCTATTACCTGGGTCGCAAGCTGGGCAGGCCCCTCCTGGACCGCTACGGCCGCTACCTGGGGATGAAGGCCGAGAGCATGGACAAGGCCGAGGCCTGGTTCGCGCGCTGGGGGTCCTATGGCATCCTCATAGGCCATGCGGTGCCCGGGATACGCTCCATCATATCCTTCCCCGCGGGCATATCTCGGATGGAGCTGAAGCGGTTCGCCCTATTCACATTCCTGGGGGCAACGGTGTGGAACACCGTACTGGTGTCCGTGGGCTATATGCTCGGCCAATACTGGATGAGCTTCGCCGAAAGCCTGGAGGGATGGGACATCGCTATCCTGCTAACTGCAGCCGTCCTGTTCATCGCCTACGTCGCTCTCTCCCGGTGGCGGGATGCAGCACGCGCAAAAAACAGAGAAAGTATCGATGAGGATAGAGATATCTGA
- a CDS encoding DUF1015 domain-containing protein, with the protein MVDFRPFRGVLPRLSTDEDISDRISPPYDIISEEEQARLQSKPYNITRITLGAKDGKYDEAARTLDSWLATGKLFQDDVECYYLYRQSFQDKGGMLTRNGIIGVLRSEGYEAGNIIPHEETFPKVKEDRLNLLRSTETHCESIFGLYDRSDLDMGSIARNATKLNECKDPSGTVHELFRISDRSTVDNIRKIMKDKKILIADGHHRYETSYKYSQENPQEEKKSYVLCTMVSSQDTGMFVRPTHRLIKNLKFQEEKLLEAMGKHFSLRQVKDQAAAEAALEVATVPTFGLLFPSGKVVVAEFVAPRGDILWTIDTYVCQEVILKDILYQLPKGNELVIEYDHDLASVAKKVKAGGTDLTILVRAPPLDEVWSVAQAGRKMPKKTTYFWPKVWSGFVLYRMK; encoded by the coding sequence ATGGTCGATTTCCGCCCCTTCCGTGGCGTCCTGCCGAGACTAAGCACCGATGAAGATATCTCTGACCGTATTTCCCCTCCGTATGACATCATCTCCGAGGAGGAACAGGCTCGCCTGCAGTCCAAGCCCTACAACATCACCAGGATAACACTGGGGGCGAAGGACGGTAAGTACGACGAAGCAGCCCGGACGCTGGACTCCTGGCTAGCCACCGGCAAGCTTTTCCAGGATGATGTGGAGTGCTACTACCTATACCGGCAGAGCTTCCAGGATAAGGGCGGCATGCTGACGAGGAACGGGATCATCGGTGTGCTCCGGTCCGAGGGCTACGAAGCCGGGAACATCATCCCCCATGAGGAGACGTTCCCCAAGGTGAAGGAGGACCGCCTGAACCTCTTACGGTCCACGGAGACTCATTGTGAGTCCATCTTCGGCCTCTACGACCGCTCCGACCTCGACATGGGGAGCATCGCCCGGAACGCTACAAAGCTCAACGAATGCAAAGATCCATCGGGCACCGTACATGAGCTGTTCCGCATCTCTGACAGGTCAACGGTCGACAACATCAGGAAGATCATGAAGGACAAGAAGATCCTCATCGCCGATGGTCACCACCGTTACGAGACCTCTTACAAGTATTCCCAGGAGAACCCCCAGGAGGAGAAAAAGAGCTATGTCTTGTGCACCATGGTATCCTCCCAGGACACAGGGATGTTCGTCCGCCCCACCCACCGCCTGATAAAGAACCTAAAGTTCCAGGAGGAGAAGCTCCTTGAAGCCATGGGCAAGCACTTTTCGCTGCGGCAGGTGAAGGACCAGGCCGCGGCCGAGGCCGCCCTGGAGGTCGCCACGGTGCCCACCTTCGGGCTCCTCTTCCCCAGTGGAAAGGTAGTAGTGGCAGAGTTCGTCGCTCCCCGTGGAGACATTCTCTGGACCATCGACACCTACGTGTGCCAAGAGGTCATCCTCAAGGACATCCTGTACCAGCTTCCTAAGGGCAACGAACTTGTCATCGAATATGATCATGACCTCGCATCCGTGGCGAAGAAGGTGAAAGCCGGAGGTACCGACCTGACCATCCTGGTGCGCGCGCCCCCCCTGGACGAGGTGTGGTCGGTAGCCCAGGCCGGCCGCAAGATGCCCAAGAAGACCACCTACTTCTGGCCGAAGGTGTGGTCCGGGTTCGTCCTGTATCGCATGAAGTAA